The DNA segment CCCTGAGTTGCTCTTCCCATTACCCTCAACTGACTTACCACGATTCGGATGACGATACCGGATTTATTGATGATCATTAAATCATCTGCATCCGTTACGTTCTTGATGGCTACCAAAGCACCGGTTTTCTCCGTAACGCTAATGGTTTTAACACCTTTACCACCTCTGTTAGTAACGCGGTAATCTTCGATATCAGTACGTTTACCGTAACCTTTTTCTGAAACTACCAATATCGTTACATTCGGATCATCAACAGCAATCATGCCAACTACTTCATCCTGGTCATGCGCAAGGGTAACTCCCCTAACACCTGTAGCCGTTCTGCCCATTGGTCTAACCTTCTCCTCATTGAAACGAATTGCCCTTCCTGAACGTAAAGCCATAACGATTTCACTTGAACCGGTTGTTAAGCTCGCTTCTAATAACTGATCTCCTTCGTTGATGTTAATCGCATTGATACCATTTACACGAGGTCTTGAATACGCTTCTAAAGAGGTCTTTTTAATCGTTCCCTTTTTAGTACACATGATAATGTAATTGTTTTCCAGATACTCCTGGTCTTTCAAGTTCTTTACCTTAATGTATGCTTTGATTTTCTCTTCCTTAGGAATGTTGATGATGTTCTGGATTGCTCTACCTTTACTCAACCTTGATCCTTCAGGGATTTCATAAACCCTTAACCAGAAACAACGTCCTGATTCTGTAAAGAACAACATATAGTTGTGGTTTGAAGCCACCAATAAATGCTCGATAAAATCTTCATTTCTCGAATCACTTCCTTTGGAACCTTTACCACCTCTACCCTGAGTACGGTATTCTGTAGCCGGAGTACGTTTGATATATCCTTCATGAGAGATCGTGATCACTACGTCTTCATCTTCGATAAAATCTTCCATGCTCATGTCTTCTGCAGAATGTACGATCTGAGTTCTACGCTCATCTCCGTATTTCTCCATCATCTCCACCAACTCATCCTTAATGATCTGCATTCTTAACTCTTCTGAATCCAGGATCGCCTGTAAATGTTCAATTAGTTTCATCAACTCATTGTACTCATCCTTGATCTTATCGCGTTCCAGTCCTGTTAACCTGCGTAAGGTCATGTCTAAGATGGCTCTGGCCTGAATATCACTCAAACCAAATTTCTCCATTAAGCCCGTTCTTGCCTCCTCAGGAGTCTCAGAACTACGGATTAATTTAATGACTTCATCTAAATGATCTAAAGCGATCAGTAAACCTTCTAAGATGTGTGCTCTTTTGTTCGCTTCTGCCAATTCAAACTTGGTTCTGCGGACCACTACATCATGCCTGTGATCCACAAAGTGACGGATCAGGTCTTTTAGGTTTAACATTTGCGGCCTGCCGTTGACAAGCGCGATATTATTCACACTAAATGAGGTCTGTAAGGCCGTTTGCTTGAATAAGTTATTCAATACAATAGAAGCATTCGCATCACGTTTAATTTCGTAAACGATACGGATACCATCCTTATTCGACTCATCTTTAATGTTAGAAATTCCTTCCAGTTTTTTCTCACCTACCAGTTCAGCAGTACGTTCGATCATCATTGCTTTATTTACCTGATAAGGTATTTCAGTAACGATAATGGTTTCGCGGTCTTTATTGGTTTCGATCTCTGCTTTCGCACGCATTACGATACGTCCTCGACCTGTTTCAAAAGCTTCCTGAACTCCGGTATAACCATAAATAATGGCGCCTGTAGGGAAATCCGGTGCTTTGATATGTTTCATCAGTTCCGGTATCGTGATCTCGTTATTCTCGATATAAGCGATCGTTGCATTAATGGTTTCAGTGATGTTGTGCGGTGGCATATTGGTTGCCATACCTACTGCAATACCTGAAGATCCGTTGATCAGTAAGTTTGGAACTTTCGATGGAAGAACCGTTGGTTCCTGCAGGGAATCATCAAAGTTTAACTGGAAATCTACCGTATCCTTGTTAATGTCCGCAAGCATATCTTCTGCGATCTTCTGGAAACGGGCCTCCGTATAACGCATTGCTGCCGGAGAGTCACCATCGATCGATCCAAAGTTACCCTGTCCTTCCACCATCAGGTACCTTAAGCTCCATTCCTGAGCCATCCTCACCATGGTATTGTAAACAGAGGAGTCACCATGCGGGTGATACTTACCCAATACCTCCCCAACAATACGGGCAGATTTTTTATAAGGTTTATTATTTGCAAGTCCCAGGTCAAGCATACCGTATAAAACACGGCGGTGTACTGGTTTCAATCCATCACGAACATCGGGTAAAGCCCTTGATACAATAACCGACATCGAATAATCGATGTAAGCAGACTTCATCTGCTCGTCAATATTGATTTTAATTATTTTGTCGTTTTCTTGATTTTCTAAATCTTCTGCCATAAATAGTAATGTTCCCTAAGAACGATTTAAACGTGGTATTCTTATAACCTTGCGAATTTAATAAAAAATGCGCCATTAAGGCGCATTGTGGAAAAATTTTGTCGTATAAATTTCGGGTATAAAAAGGCGAATTAAGCCCATTCAATGCCTTTTTTCAGCTTACTCAGGGTGTAAGCTTCAGGGCTGTCGGGAATTGGCTGATAATTATACACCCATTTCGCCATTGGAGGAAGGCTCATCAGGATGGATTCAATCCTCCCGTTGGTTTCCAGGCCAAATTTTGTTCCTGCATCATAGACCAGATTAAACTCCGCATACCTGGATCTTCTCAGGTATTGCCATTCCTGTTCTTCTGCGCTAAAGTCGGCATCTCTGTTTCTGTCGATCAGCTCTGTATATACAGGCAGGAAGGTATTTCCTACAGCCTCAGAGAATTCCAGTAACCTGTCAAAATCCATCCCTGTATTTTCTGGCTTCAGTTTATCGTAAAAGATACCACCTACACCCCTCGTTTCTTCCCGGTGTTTGATAAAGAAATAATCGTCCGCATGCGTCTTAAACTTAGGATAAAAACCACTGTCGAACTCATCACAGGTTTGTTTCAGTAAGTGGTGGAAAAACCTTGCATCCGTATCAATTACGTAATGCGGGGTCAGGTCTATGCCTCCGCCAAACCACCTCGTCTGATCATCCATCTCAAAATAGCGGATATTCATATGTATGATGGGCACGAAAGGATTATTCGGGTGCATGACAATAGATACACCTGTAGCGAAGAAATCATCACTCTCGATCTTAAAAGCCTTTTTAATAGCCTCTGGTAATTTACCGTGTACAGCGGAGAAATTCACGCCGCCCTTTTCAATTACATTTCCATTCTGCAGAATCCTGGTTCTGCCGCCGCCACCGCCGTCGCGGCTCCATAATTCTTCTTCGAAACGTCCTTTTCCGTCGGCCTGTTCCAGACCTTCGCAAATCGTATCCTGAATTTTCTGGTAAGCGGCAACTACTTTATCTTTAAACCCCATTTTCTTTAAAACTTAAGCTCAAAGTTAACCTTTAAAAAAGCGCTGCCATCCCAAAAGTTGAGATAGTACATTTTTTTGACACTATTCCTCTATGAAATTCAAGTCCCGTCCATAAGTTTCCTCCAGGTGATAAAGGGCAATGTACGCCATACCTACGGTAATTACCGCCACACATAGCGCTGCATTTACCATCCCCATACTTACTGCCAGCCATTGGAACAGCATCGTCACCAGAATCAATGAACCCCGCACCATATTTGGCGCAGTCGTCGTTACCGTAGCCCTCAGGTTCGTGCCGAATTGCTCAGCAGCCATGGTTACAAATACCACCCAGTATCCGGTAAAGATTCCCGTACATAAACAGAAAATATAGAAGTTGGTAGCCGTCCATCCACTGCTCAGCAAGTACAACAGCATGCTGCCAAAGGTGAGTGTCAAAAATATAAATACGATTTTCTTACGCGTTTTAAAAACCTGACTCAGCGCACCCGTCAGGAAGTCTCCGAGAGAAATCCCGATATAGGCAAACATCACTCCTTTTCCATTGTCAAGGTATTCTTTTGCATGTAAAGCTTTCCCAAATTCCGGAGCAATTCCGATCAGGATCCCTACTACGAACCAGACCGGCACCGCAATTAAAATACAGTTCAGGTATTTAAACCCTCTCTTCCTCGTCAGCAGCATCATGAAATTACCTTTGGAAACTTCCTTTTTTGCCATGTTCTTAAACATTCCGGATTCAAAAACGCCGATCCTCAGCAATAAGAGCAATATGCCCAGTCCTCCGCCAATGAAAAAAGCATTGCGCCATGCAAAGAAATCACCGACAAGATAAGCCGCTACGGCACCACTAAGGCCTACTCCCGCCACCAGCATCGTTCCATAACCCCGCTTTTCTTTGCTCATGCTCTCAGATACCAGAGTGATACCCGCCCCCAATTCTCCTGCGAGCCCAATACCGGCGATAAAACGTAATGCCGCATACATTGGGATGCTCGTTACAAAGCCATTGGCAATATTGGCGATAGAATACATCAGAATAGAGCCAAAGAGTACCGATAAACGTCCTTTTTTATCCCCCAGAATTCCCCAGAAAAATCCGCCGATCAGTAAGCCAGCCATTTGCCAGTTCATCAGGCTCAGTCCGGTTTCCGTGATTTTATCGGCAGGAACACCCAGCGCAGCCAGGCTTTTATTTTTTATGATCAGGAATAAAAGAAGGTCGTAGATGTCGACAAAATAACCAAGAGCTGCGACCAGCACCAGGAGAAATACGCTTTTGTTATTGTTTTCAGTAGTCATTTG comes from the Pedobacter sp. FW305-3-2-15-E-R2A2 genome and includes:
- the gyrA gene encoding DNA gyrase subunit A, which encodes MAEDLENQENDKIIKINIDEQMKSAYIDYSMSVIVSRALPDVRDGLKPVHRRVLYGMLDLGLANNKPYKKSARIVGEVLGKYHPHGDSSVYNTMVRMAQEWSLRYLMVEGQGNFGSIDGDSPAAMRYTEARFQKIAEDMLADINKDTVDFQLNFDDSLQEPTVLPSKVPNLLINGSSGIAVGMATNMPPHNITETINATIAYIENNEITIPELMKHIKAPDFPTGAIIYGYTGVQEAFETGRGRIVMRAKAEIETNKDRETIIVTEIPYQVNKAMMIERTAELVGEKKLEGISNIKDESNKDGIRIVYEIKRDANASIVLNNLFKQTALQTSFSVNNIALVNGRPQMLNLKDLIRHFVDHRHDVVVRRTKFELAEANKRAHILEGLLIALDHLDEVIKLIRSSETPEEARTGLMEKFGLSDIQARAILDMTLRRLTGLERDKIKDEYNELMKLIEHLQAILDSEELRMQIIKDELVEMMEKYGDERRTQIVHSAEDMSMEDFIEDEDVVITISHEGYIKRTPATEYRTQGRGGKGSKGSDSRNEDFIEHLLVASNHNYMLFFTESGRCFWLRVYEIPEGSRLSKGRAIQNIINIPKEEKIKAYIKVKNLKDQEYLENNYIIMCTKKGTIKKTSLEAYSRPRVNGINAININEGDQLLEASLTTGSSEIVMALRSGRAIRFNEEKVRPMGRTATGVRGVTLAHDQDEVVGMIAVDDPNVTILVVSEKGYGKRTDIEDYRVTNRGGKGVKTISVTEKTGALVAIKNVTDADDLMIINKSGIVIRIVVSQLRVMGRATQGVRLINLKGNDEIASVAKIEHEDEEVEEALELDLNGESVIVTDAVAAEEIVAEGEEAEEIEEEEEEAEEEDDDTEEEEK
- the hemF gene encoding oxygen-dependent coproporphyrinogen oxidase, with translation MGFKDKVVAAYQKIQDTICEGLEQADGKGRFEEELWSRDGGGGGRTRILQNGNVIEKGGVNFSAVHGKLPEAIKKAFKIESDDFFATGVSIVMHPNNPFVPIIHMNIRYFEMDDQTRWFGGGIDLTPHYVIDTDARFFHHLLKQTCDEFDSGFYPKFKTHADDYFFIKHREETRGVGGIFYDKLKPENTGMDFDRLLEFSEAVGNTFLPVYTELIDRNRDADFSAEEQEWQYLRRSRYAEFNLVYDAGTKFGLETNGRIESILMSLPPMAKWVYNYQPIPDSPEAYTLSKLKKGIEWA
- a CDS encoding MFS transporter, producing MTTENNNKSVFLLVLVAALGYFVDIYDLLLFLIIKNKSLAALGVPADKITETGLSLMNWQMAGLLIGGFFWGILGDKKGRLSVLFGSILMYSIANIANGFVTSIPMYAALRFIAGIGLAGELGAGITLVSESMSKEKRGYGTMLVAGVGLSGAVAAYLVGDFFAWRNAFFIGGGLGILLLLLRIGVFESGMFKNMAKKEVSKGNFMMLLTRKRGFKYLNCILIAVPVWFVVGILIGIAPEFGKALHAKEYLDNGKGVMFAYIGISLGDFLTGALSQVFKTRKKIVFIFLTLTFGSMLLYLLSSGWTATNFYIFCLCTGIFTGYWVVFVTMAAEQFGTNLRATVTTTAPNMVRGSLILVTMLFQWLAVSMGMVNAALCVAVITVGMAYIALYHLEETYGRDLNFIEE